In one window of Hyla sarda isolate aHylSar1 chromosome 1, aHylSar1.hap1, whole genome shotgun sequence DNA:
- the ZBTB7C gene encoding zinc finger and BTB domain-containing protein 7C isoform X4 translates to MASSDEDLIGIPFPNHSSDILCGLNQQRHDGFLCDVILIIQDQEYRTHRSVLAACSKYFKKLFTTGSVVDQPYIYEIDFVKPEAFSAILEFAYTSTLTITTANVKHILDAAEMLEIQCIINVCLEILEAPRDGEEEEEEKEEDDDDEDEDEDEDDTKDFVNQENQMNIQESSCHQSPSASDHPEESYHGSQKDIPAQYSSTHNSSGHQSAVKDFSIESLLSEDSHPKNNTSDKRPTISHFVPGFFPQLWNGDLTAFSQLQEQQVDIGPLNLVIKDKKIKEEANDEIPTLPFPTDFFKDMILDHSSKHLGQIKAEMDYSAYLSFLSAAHLGMFPPWPLEEERKIKPKASQQCPICHKVIMGAGKLPRHMRTHTGEKPYMCTICEVRFTRQDKLKIHMRKHTGERPYLCIHCNSKFVHNYDLKNHMRIHTGIRPYQCEFCYKSFTRSDHLHRHIKRQSCRMSRPRRGRKPAYWRTSSLLFARNNRPEDETFVMMPPSLESGGNHRANGTMGVPGPSPKHLLEEPKNILNLKDLDKQYEDSQLKLLERTHLESDRHGGLYAFSLAHNENISPQPFFVGTADSWNMTLNHAPLSDARN, encoded by the exons ATGGCAAGCAGTGATGAAGATCTGATCGGCATTCCATTCCCTAACCACAGCAGCGACATCCTATGTGGACTCAACCAACAGCGACATGATGGCTTCCTCTGTGACGTCATCCTCATCATCCAGGACCAAGAGTACCGCACGCACAGATCCGTCCTAGCAGCCTGTAGCAAATACTTCAAGAAGCTCTTCACCACAGGATCTGTGGTCGACCAACCCTACATTTATGAAATTGACTTTGTTAAACCAGAAGCCTTTTCTGCCATATTGGAATTTGCTTACACGTCAACGCTGACAATCACCACGGCCAACGTCAAACATATCCTGGATGCGGCTGAGATGTTGGAGATCCAATGTATTATTAATGTCTGCTTGGAAATCCTGGAGGCACCAAGAGATggtgaagaggaagaggaggaaaaggaggaggatgatgatgatgaagatgaagatgaggATGAAGATGACACAAAAGACTTTGTGAACCAGGAGAATCAAATGAATATTCAGGAAAGCAGCTGCCACCAAAGCCCTTCTGCATCGGACCATCCAGAAGAAAGCTACCATGGATCTCAGAAGGACATACCAGCCCAATACTCTTCCACCCATAATTCTTCTGGCCACCAAAGTGCAGTCAAGGACTTCTCAATCGAGTCTTTATTAAGTGAAGACTCACATCCTAAAAATAACACGTCAGACAAAAGGCCGACCATTTCTCATTTTGTTCCAGGCTTTTTTCCGCAGCTTTGGAATGGAGATCTGACGGCCTTTTCCCAACTCCAAGAGCAGCAGGTCGATATCGGACCCCTAAATCTTGTGATCAAAGATAAGAAAATTAAAGAGGAGGCGAACGATGAGATACCAACCCTTCCCTTTCCCACTGATTTCTTCAAAGATATGATCCTGGACCATTCCTCCAAACACTTAGGGCAGATCAAGGCAGAGATGGACTACAGTGCCTACCTTAGCTTTCTCAGTGCTGCTCACTTGGGTATGTTTCCACCATGGCCTTTGGAAGAAGAGAGGAAAATAAAGCCAAAGGCTTCTCAACAATGTCCCATCTGTCATAAGGTCATCATGGGAGCTGGAAAACTTCCAAGACACATGAGGACGcatacaggagaaaagccatacaTGTGTACCATCTGTGAGGTCCGATTCACCAG GCAGGACAAGCTGAAGATTCACATGCGGAAACATACTGGGGAGCGGCCATATTTGTGCATCCACTGCAATTCTAAATTTGTCCACAACTACGACCTTAAGAACCACATGCGCATCCACACAGGGATCCGGCCTTACCAGTGCGAGTTCTGCTACAAGAGCTTTACCAGGTCTGATCATCTCCACCGCCACATCAAGAGACAGAGCTGTCGaatgtccaggcccaggagagGCAGGAAGCCGGCCTACTGGAGAACTTCCAGTCTACTGTTTGCCCGCAACAACCGTCCGGAAGATGAGACCTTTGTTATGATGCCACCAAGTCTGGAGAGCGGTGGTAACCACCGGGCTAATGGGACTATGGGTGTACCGGGGCCTAGTCCTAAACATCTACTTGAAGAACCTAAAAACATTCTCAATTTGAAAGATTTGGACAAACAATATGAGGACTCTCAGCTGAAGCTGTTAGAGAGAACGCATCTGGAGTCGGACAGGCATGGTGGACTTTATGCATTTTCATTGGCACACAATGAGAATATCTCCCCTCAGCCGTTCTTTGTAGGAACAGCTGATTCTTGGAATATGACACTGAACCATGCTCCACTTTCCGATGCTCGTAACTAA
- the ZBTB7C gene encoding zinc finger and BTB domain-containing protein 7C isoform X2, with the protein MIANCANLLRWGHTAGTTTQTPRTTHENMASSDEDLIGIPFPNHSSDILCGLNQQRHDGFLCDVILIIQDQEYRTHRSVLAACSKYFKKLFTTGSVVDQPYIYEIDFVKPEAFSAILEFAYTSTLTITTANVKHILDAAEMLEIQCIINVCLEILEAPRDGEEEEEEKEEDDDDEDEDEDEDDTKDFVNQENQMNIQESSCHQSPSASDHPEESYHGSQKDIPAQYSSTHNSSGHQSAVKDFSIESLLSEDSHPKNNTSDKRPTISHFVPGFFPQLWNGDLTAFSQLQEQQVDIGPLNLVIKDKKIKEEANDEIPTLPFPTDFFKDMILDHSSKHLGQIKAEMDYSAYLSFLSAAHLGMFPPWPLEEERKIKPKASQQCPICHKVIMGAGKLPRHMRTHTGEKPYMCTICEVRFTRQDKLKIHMRKHTGERPYLCIHCNSKFVHNYDLKNHMRIHTGIRPYQCEFCYKSFTRSDHLHRHIKRQSCRMSRPRRGRKPAYWRTSSLLFARNNRPEDETFVMMPPSLESGGNHRANGTMGVPGPSPKHLLEEPKNILNLKDLDKQYEDSQLKLLERTHLESDRHGGLYAFSLAHNENISPQPFFVGTADSWNMTLNHAPLSDARN; encoded by the exons GACCACTCATGAGAACATGGCAAGCAGTGATGAAGATCTGATCGGCATTCCATTCCCTAACCACAGCAGCGACATCCTATGTGGACTCAACCAACAGCGACATGATGGCTTCCTCTGTGACGTCATCCTCATCATCCAGGACCAAGAGTACCGCACGCACAGATCCGTCCTAGCAGCCTGTAGCAAATACTTCAAGAAGCTCTTCACCACAGGATCTGTGGTCGACCAACCCTACATTTATGAAATTGACTTTGTTAAACCAGAAGCCTTTTCTGCCATATTGGAATTTGCTTACACGTCAACGCTGACAATCACCACGGCCAACGTCAAACATATCCTGGATGCGGCTGAGATGTTGGAGATCCAATGTATTATTAATGTCTGCTTGGAAATCCTGGAGGCACCAAGAGATggtgaagaggaagaggaggaaaaggaggaggatgatgatgatgaagatgaagatgaggATGAAGATGACACAAAAGACTTTGTGAACCAGGAGAATCAAATGAATATTCAGGAAAGCAGCTGCCACCAAAGCCCTTCTGCATCGGACCATCCAGAAGAAAGCTACCATGGATCTCAGAAGGACATACCAGCCCAATACTCTTCCACCCATAATTCTTCTGGCCACCAAAGTGCAGTCAAGGACTTCTCAATCGAGTCTTTATTAAGTGAAGACTCACATCCTAAAAATAACACGTCAGACAAAAGGCCGACCATTTCTCATTTTGTTCCAGGCTTTTTTCCGCAGCTTTGGAATGGAGATCTGACGGCCTTTTCCCAACTCCAAGAGCAGCAGGTCGATATCGGACCCCTAAATCTTGTGATCAAAGATAAGAAAATTAAAGAGGAGGCGAACGATGAGATACCAACCCTTCCCTTTCCCACTGATTTCTTCAAAGATATGATCCTGGACCATTCCTCCAAACACTTAGGGCAGATCAAGGCAGAGATGGACTACAGTGCCTACCTTAGCTTTCTCAGTGCTGCTCACTTGGGTATGTTTCCACCATGGCCTTTGGAAGAAGAGAGGAAAATAAAGCCAAAGGCTTCTCAACAATGTCCCATCTGTCATAAGGTCATCATGGGAGCTGGAAAACTTCCAAGACACATGAGGACGcatacaggagaaaagccatacaTGTGTACCATCTGTGAGGTCCGATTCACCAG GCAGGACAAGCTGAAGATTCACATGCGGAAACATACTGGGGAGCGGCCATATTTGTGCATCCACTGCAATTCTAAATTTGTCCACAACTACGACCTTAAGAACCACATGCGCATCCACACAGGGATCCGGCCTTACCAGTGCGAGTTCTGCTACAAGAGCTTTACCAGGTCTGATCATCTCCACCGCCACATCAAGAGACAGAGCTGTCGaatgtccaggcccaggagagGCAGGAAGCCGGCCTACTGGAGAACTTCCAGTCTACTGTTTGCCCGCAACAACCGTCCGGAAGATGAGACCTTTGTTATGATGCCACCAAGTCTGGAGAGCGGTGGTAACCACCGGGCTAATGGGACTATGGGTGTACCGGGGCCTAGTCCTAAACATCTACTTGAAGAACCTAAAAACATTCTCAATTTGAAAGATTTGGACAAACAATATGAGGACTCTCAGCTGAAGCTGTTAGAGAGAACGCATCTGGAGTCGGACAGGCATGGTGGACTTTATGCATTTTCATTGGCACACAATGAGAATATCTCCCCTCAGCCGTTCTTTGTAGGAACAGCTGATTCTTGGAATATGACACTGAACCATGCTCCACTTTCCGATGCTCGTAACTAA
- the ZBTB7C gene encoding zinc finger and BTB domain-containing protein 7C isoform X1 → MSPLQEKTRRGSAEDILYTHCILAAAEIIPERWITDTHRLAQASTYTQRTTHENMASSDEDLIGIPFPNHSSDILCGLNQQRHDGFLCDVILIIQDQEYRTHRSVLAACSKYFKKLFTTGSVVDQPYIYEIDFVKPEAFSAILEFAYTSTLTITTANVKHILDAAEMLEIQCIINVCLEILEAPRDGEEEEEEKEEDDDDEDEDEDEDDTKDFVNQENQMNIQESSCHQSPSASDHPEESYHGSQKDIPAQYSSTHNSSGHQSAVKDFSIESLLSEDSHPKNNTSDKRPTISHFVPGFFPQLWNGDLTAFSQLQEQQVDIGPLNLVIKDKKIKEEANDEIPTLPFPTDFFKDMILDHSSKHLGQIKAEMDYSAYLSFLSAAHLGMFPPWPLEEERKIKPKASQQCPICHKVIMGAGKLPRHMRTHTGEKPYMCTICEVRFTRQDKLKIHMRKHTGERPYLCIHCNSKFVHNYDLKNHMRIHTGIRPYQCEFCYKSFTRSDHLHRHIKRQSCRMSRPRRGRKPAYWRTSSLLFARNNRPEDETFVMMPPSLESGGNHRANGTMGVPGPSPKHLLEEPKNILNLKDLDKQYEDSQLKLLERTHLESDRHGGLYAFSLAHNENISPQPFFVGTADSWNMTLNHAPLSDARN, encoded by the exons GACCACTCATGAGAACATGGCAAGCAGTGATGAAGATCTGATCGGCATTCCATTCCCTAACCACAGCAGCGACATCCTATGTGGACTCAACCAACAGCGACATGATGGCTTCCTCTGTGACGTCATCCTCATCATCCAGGACCAAGAGTACCGCACGCACAGATCCGTCCTAGCAGCCTGTAGCAAATACTTCAAGAAGCTCTTCACCACAGGATCTGTGGTCGACCAACCCTACATTTATGAAATTGACTTTGTTAAACCAGAAGCCTTTTCTGCCATATTGGAATTTGCTTACACGTCAACGCTGACAATCACCACGGCCAACGTCAAACATATCCTGGATGCGGCTGAGATGTTGGAGATCCAATGTATTATTAATGTCTGCTTGGAAATCCTGGAGGCACCAAGAGATggtgaagaggaagaggaggaaaaggaggaggatgatgatgatgaagatgaagatgaggATGAAGATGACACAAAAGACTTTGTGAACCAGGAGAATCAAATGAATATTCAGGAAAGCAGCTGCCACCAAAGCCCTTCTGCATCGGACCATCCAGAAGAAAGCTACCATGGATCTCAGAAGGACATACCAGCCCAATACTCTTCCACCCATAATTCTTCTGGCCACCAAAGTGCAGTCAAGGACTTCTCAATCGAGTCTTTATTAAGTGAAGACTCACATCCTAAAAATAACACGTCAGACAAAAGGCCGACCATTTCTCATTTTGTTCCAGGCTTTTTTCCGCAGCTTTGGAATGGAGATCTGACGGCCTTTTCCCAACTCCAAGAGCAGCAGGTCGATATCGGACCCCTAAATCTTGTGATCAAAGATAAGAAAATTAAAGAGGAGGCGAACGATGAGATACCAACCCTTCCCTTTCCCACTGATTTCTTCAAAGATATGATCCTGGACCATTCCTCCAAACACTTAGGGCAGATCAAGGCAGAGATGGACTACAGTGCCTACCTTAGCTTTCTCAGTGCTGCTCACTTGGGTATGTTTCCACCATGGCCTTTGGAAGAAGAGAGGAAAATAAAGCCAAAGGCTTCTCAACAATGTCCCATCTGTCATAAGGTCATCATGGGAGCTGGAAAACTTCCAAGACACATGAGGACGcatacaggagaaaagccatacaTGTGTACCATCTGTGAGGTCCGATTCACCAG GCAGGACAAGCTGAAGATTCACATGCGGAAACATACTGGGGAGCGGCCATATTTGTGCATCCACTGCAATTCTAAATTTGTCCACAACTACGACCTTAAGAACCACATGCGCATCCACACAGGGATCCGGCCTTACCAGTGCGAGTTCTGCTACAAGAGCTTTACCAGGTCTGATCATCTCCACCGCCACATCAAGAGACAGAGCTGTCGaatgtccaggcccaggagagGCAGGAAGCCGGCCTACTGGAGAACTTCCAGTCTACTGTTTGCCCGCAACAACCGTCCGGAAGATGAGACCTTTGTTATGATGCCACCAAGTCTGGAGAGCGGTGGTAACCACCGGGCTAATGGGACTATGGGTGTACCGGGGCCTAGTCCTAAACATCTACTTGAAGAACCTAAAAACATTCTCAATTTGAAAGATTTGGACAAACAATATGAGGACTCTCAGCTGAAGCTGTTAGAGAGAACGCATCTGGAGTCGGACAGGCATGGTGGACTTTATGCATTTTCATTGGCACACAATGAGAATATCTCCCCTCAGCCGTTCTTTGTAGGAACAGCTGATTCTTGGAATATGACACTGAACCATGCTCCACTTTCCGATGCTCGTAACTAA
- the ZBTB7C gene encoding zinc finger and BTB domain-containing protein 7C isoform X3, whose translation MTRTTHENMASSDEDLIGIPFPNHSSDILCGLNQQRHDGFLCDVILIIQDQEYRTHRSVLAACSKYFKKLFTTGSVVDQPYIYEIDFVKPEAFSAILEFAYTSTLTITTANVKHILDAAEMLEIQCIINVCLEILEAPRDGEEEEEEKEEDDDDEDEDEDEDDTKDFVNQENQMNIQESSCHQSPSASDHPEESYHGSQKDIPAQYSSTHNSSGHQSAVKDFSIESLLSEDSHPKNNTSDKRPTISHFVPGFFPQLWNGDLTAFSQLQEQQVDIGPLNLVIKDKKIKEEANDEIPTLPFPTDFFKDMILDHSSKHLGQIKAEMDYSAYLSFLSAAHLGMFPPWPLEEERKIKPKASQQCPICHKVIMGAGKLPRHMRTHTGEKPYMCTICEVRFTRQDKLKIHMRKHTGERPYLCIHCNSKFVHNYDLKNHMRIHTGIRPYQCEFCYKSFTRSDHLHRHIKRQSCRMSRPRRGRKPAYWRTSSLLFARNNRPEDETFVMMPPSLESGGNHRANGTMGVPGPSPKHLLEEPKNILNLKDLDKQYEDSQLKLLERTHLESDRHGGLYAFSLAHNENISPQPFFVGTADSWNMTLNHAPLSDARN comes from the exons GACCACTCATGAGAACATGGCAAGCAGTGATGAAGATCTGATCGGCATTCCATTCCCTAACCACAGCAGCGACATCCTATGTGGACTCAACCAACAGCGACATGATGGCTTCCTCTGTGACGTCATCCTCATCATCCAGGACCAAGAGTACCGCACGCACAGATCCGTCCTAGCAGCCTGTAGCAAATACTTCAAGAAGCTCTTCACCACAGGATCTGTGGTCGACCAACCCTACATTTATGAAATTGACTTTGTTAAACCAGAAGCCTTTTCTGCCATATTGGAATTTGCTTACACGTCAACGCTGACAATCACCACGGCCAACGTCAAACATATCCTGGATGCGGCTGAGATGTTGGAGATCCAATGTATTATTAATGTCTGCTTGGAAATCCTGGAGGCACCAAGAGATggtgaagaggaagaggaggaaaaggaggaggatgatgatgatgaagatgaagatgaggATGAAGATGACACAAAAGACTTTGTGAACCAGGAGAATCAAATGAATATTCAGGAAAGCAGCTGCCACCAAAGCCCTTCTGCATCGGACCATCCAGAAGAAAGCTACCATGGATCTCAGAAGGACATACCAGCCCAATACTCTTCCACCCATAATTCTTCTGGCCACCAAAGTGCAGTCAAGGACTTCTCAATCGAGTCTTTATTAAGTGAAGACTCACATCCTAAAAATAACACGTCAGACAAAAGGCCGACCATTTCTCATTTTGTTCCAGGCTTTTTTCCGCAGCTTTGGAATGGAGATCTGACGGCCTTTTCCCAACTCCAAGAGCAGCAGGTCGATATCGGACCCCTAAATCTTGTGATCAAAGATAAGAAAATTAAAGAGGAGGCGAACGATGAGATACCAACCCTTCCCTTTCCCACTGATTTCTTCAAAGATATGATCCTGGACCATTCCTCCAAACACTTAGGGCAGATCAAGGCAGAGATGGACTACAGTGCCTACCTTAGCTTTCTCAGTGCTGCTCACTTGGGTATGTTTCCACCATGGCCTTTGGAAGAAGAGAGGAAAATAAAGCCAAAGGCTTCTCAACAATGTCCCATCTGTCATAAGGTCATCATGGGAGCTGGAAAACTTCCAAGACACATGAGGACGcatacaggagaaaagccatacaTGTGTACCATCTGTGAGGTCCGATTCACCAG GCAGGACAAGCTGAAGATTCACATGCGGAAACATACTGGGGAGCGGCCATATTTGTGCATCCACTGCAATTCTAAATTTGTCCACAACTACGACCTTAAGAACCACATGCGCATCCACACAGGGATCCGGCCTTACCAGTGCGAGTTCTGCTACAAGAGCTTTACCAGGTCTGATCATCTCCACCGCCACATCAAGAGACAGAGCTGTCGaatgtccaggcccaggagagGCAGGAAGCCGGCCTACTGGAGAACTTCCAGTCTACTGTTTGCCCGCAACAACCGTCCGGAAGATGAGACCTTTGTTATGATGCCACCAAGTCTGGAGAGCGGTGGTAACCACCGGGCTAATGGGACTATGGGTGTACCGGGGCCTAGTCCTAAACATCTACTTGAAGAACCTAAAAACATTCTCAATTTGAAAGATTTGGACAAACAATATGAGGACTCTCAGCTGAAGCTGTTAGAGAGAACGCATCTGGAGTCGGACAGGCATGGTGGACTTTATGCATTTTCATTGGCACACAATGAGAATATCTCCCCTCAGCCGTTCTTTGTAGGAACAGCTGATTCTTGGAATATGACACTGAACCATGCTCCACTTTCCGATGCTCGTAACTAA